Proteins from a single region of Pseudomonas fulva:
- the hldE gene encoding bifunctional D-glycero-beta-D-manno-heptose-7-phosphate kinase/D-glycero-beta-D-manno-heptose 1-phosphate adenylyltransferase HldE: protein MKLSMPRFDQAPVLVVGDVMLDRYWHGATSRISPEAPVPVVKVEQIEDRPGGAANVALNIAALGAPAVLVGVTGEDEAAQSLQQSLEAIGVKTYFQRIEDQPTIVKLRVMSRHQQLLRMDFEEPFHTDAEALARQVEQLLDQVKVLVLSDYGKGALQNHQALIKAARARGIPVLADPKGKDFSIYRGASLITPNLSEFELIVGRCEDEAELVSRGARLMRELDLGALLVTRGEHGMTLLRPDHAPLHLPARAREVFDVTGAGDTVISTLAASIAAGEDLPQAVALANLAAGIVVGKLGTAAISTPELRRAVQREEGSERGVLSLEQLLLATEDARAHGEKIVFTNGCFDILHAGHVTYLEQARAQGDRLIVAINDDASVSRLKGPGRPINAVDRRMAVLAGLGAVDWVVSFSEDTPERLLKQVQPDVLVKGGDYGIDQVVGADIVLAYGGEVRVLGLVENSSTTAIVEKIRSR, encoded by the coding sequence ATGAAGTTATCCATGCCGCGTTTCGATCAGGCACCCGTCTTGGTGGTGGGTGATGTCATGCTTGATCGGTATTGGCACGGCGCTACCTCGCGTATATCGCCCGAGGCTCCGGTGCCGGTGGTCAAGGTCGAGCAGATCGAGGATCGCCCCGGCGGTGCGGCCAATGTCGCGCTGAATATCGCGGCGCTGGGCGCGCCTGCGGTGCTGGTGGGCGTTACCGGTGAAGACGAGGCTGCGCAGAGTCTGCAGCAGAGTCTGGAAGCCATCGGCGTGAAGACCTATTTCCAGCGTATCGAAGACCAGCCGACCATCGTCAAGCTGCGGGTCATGAGCCGCCACCAGCAGTTGCTGCGCATGGATTTCGAAGAGCCGTTCCACACCGACGCCGAGGCCCTGGCACGGCAGGTCGAGCAGTTGCTCGATCAGGTCAAGGTGCTGGTGCTGTCCGATTACGGCAAAGGGGCCCTGCAGAACCATCAGGCGCTGATCAAGGCGGCCCGGGCCCGCGGCATTCCGGTGCTGGCCGACCCGAAAGGCAAGGATTTCTCCATCTACCGTGGCGCCAGCCTGATCACCCCGAACCTCAGCGAATTCGAGCTGATCGTCGGCCGTTGCGAGGATGAAGCCGAGCTGGTCAGCCGCGGCGCTCGCCTGATGCGCGAGCTCGACCTGGGCGCGTTGCTGGTCACCCGTGGCGAGCACGGCATGACGCTGCTGCGCCCGGACCATGCCCCCCTGCATCTGCCGGCGCGGGCGCGCGAGGTGTTCGATGTGACCGGCGCAGGGGATACGGTGATCTCCACGCTGGCCGCCTCCATCGCCGCGGGTGAAGACCTGCCCCAGGCCGTGGCGCTGGCCAACCTGGCGGCCGGGATCGTGGTGGGCAAGCTGGGGACGGCAGCCATCAGCACGCCGGAGCTGCGCCGTGCCGTGCAGCGCGAAGAGGGTTCGGAGCGCGGCGTGCTGAGCCTGGAGCAATTGCTGCTGGCCACCGAGGATGCCCGTGCCCATGGCGAGAAGATCGTCTTCACCAATGGCTGCTTCGACATCCTGCATGCCGGCCACGTGACCTACCTCGAGCAGGCGCGTGCACAGGGCGACCGCTTGATCGTGGCGATCAATGACGACGCTTCGGTCAGCCGCCTCAAGGGCCCGGGCCGGCCGATCAATGCCGTGGACCGCCGCATGGCGGTGCTGGCCGGCCTCGGCGCCGTGGATTGGGTGGTGAGCTTCAGCGAGGACACGCCCGAGCGTCTGCTCAAGCAGGTGCAGCCCGACGTGCTGGTCAAGGGCGGTGATTACGGCATCGACCAGGTGGTCGGCGCCGACATCGTGCTGGCCTACGGTGGCGAAGTGCGGGTGCTGGGGCTGGTCGAGAACAGCTCGACCACGGCCATCGTCGAGAAGATTCGCAGTCGCTGA
- a CDS encoding PIG-L deacetylase family protein yields the protein MEARKQQLVRRHRRNKRILMVVALPILVALDWFGSWGTAPVVLVLAWIAHEAWFSDHLFYSPRDDYRHVFAPESLSLSVLLDRSGRMTPHAGSWPESADTLVLAVHVRSSWLGRCLDPHVFIGEGEDLDRQDFERGVDGVRFLNLSGLLPSLRSGQLKLKGRFCKLGREATLYCFSNPDYSRKRVMVLAPHADDAELAAFGLYSRSREVSIVTLTQGEIEADFYRRLGLSDAAAARLKGRLRSWSSQTVPLWGGVEPSRCVQLGYYCMQLRQMEAEPAVAFASRESGDSDIRSVRRFNALELPGDVDGAPTWNNLTADLAALLMHFKPEVVVLPHPELDPHPDHNQTGRALRQAIEQSGWQPDVQLLYANHLADNDRWPMGPAGNGVALPPCIEPLPADQLWCLQLDDNVLLDKSQALAMQHDLQTPLPFKKRLRRFIQWCLAARRWPQAGEDEFFRKAVRRHELFWVRPFEGREP from the coding sequence ATGGAAGCACGCAAGCAGCAGTTGGTACGCCGGCATCGGCGTAACAAGCGCATTCTCATGGTCGTGGCACTGCCGATTCTGGTGGCGCTTGACTGGTTCGGTTCGTGGGGAACGGCGCCGGTCGTCCTGGTGCTGGCATGGATTGCCCACGAAGCCTGGTTTTCCGATCACCTTTTCTACTCACCCCGTGACGATTATCGGCACGTCTTTGCGCCAGAGAGCCTCAGCCTCTCGGTGCTGCTCGACCGTAGCGGGCGAATGACCCCACACGCGGGCTCGTGGCCCGAGAGTGCCGACACGCTGGTACTGGCCGTGCATGTTCGCAGCAGCTGGCTGGGTCGCTGTCTCGATCCTCATGTATTTATCGGCGAGGGCGAGGATCTCGATCGGCAGGATTTTGAACGGGGCGTTGACGGTGTGCGCTTTCTCAACCTCTCGGGATTGCTGCCATCGCTGCGCAGTGGGCAACTGAAGCTGAAGGGCCGCTTCTGCAAGCTCGGGCGCGAGGCAACCCTGTATTGCTTCAGCAATCCGGACTACTCGCGCAAGCGCGTTATGGTGCTTGCCCCGCATGCGGACGATGCCGAACTCGCCGCATTTGGCCTGTACAGCCGCAGCCGCGAGGTCTCTATCGTCACCCTGACCCAGGGCGAGATCGAGGCAGATTTCTATCGCCGACTTGGCCTCAGCGACGCCGCTGCCGCTCGCCTGAAGGGGCGCTTGCGCAGCTGGAGCAGCCAGACGGTACCCCTGTGGGGTGGAGTCGAGCCCAGCCGTTGCGTGCAGCTTGGCTATTACTGCATGCAACTGCGGCAGATGGAGGCCGAGCCGGCCGTGGCGTTTGCCTCGCGTGAGTCTGGTGACTCGGATATCCGCAGTGTTCGACGTTTCAATGCGTTAGAACTGCCGGGCGACGTGGATGGCGCGCCGACCTGGAACAACCTGACCGCCGATCTCGCCGCGCTGCTGATGCATTTCAAGCCTGAGGTCGTTGTGCTTCCACACCCCGAACTCGACCCGCATCCCGACCATAATCAGACGGGTCGCGCGTTGCGCCAGGCCATCGAACAAAGTGGCTGGCAGCCCGATGTACAGCTGCTCTACGCCAACCATCTGGCTGACAATGATCGTTGGCCAATGGGACCGGCAGGCAATGGTGTGGCATTGCCGCCATGCATCGAGCCCTTGCCGGCCGACCAGCTGTGGTGTCTGCAACTTGATGACAACGTTTTGCTGGACAAGAGTCAGGCGCTGGCGATGCAGCACGATCTGCAAACGCCGCTACCCTTCAAGAAGCGCCTACGGCGTTTCATTCAGTGGTGCCTGGCCGCGCGCCGCTGGCCGCAGGCGGGTGAAGATGAGTTCTTCCGCAAGGCCGTGCGCCGCCATGAGTTGTTCTGGGTTCGCCCCTTCGAAGGTCGAGAGCCCTGA
- a CDS encoding GNAT family N-acetyltransferase: protein MFNPLQRWRERGWQPISADLYAQVWARFGGSVMTHPDVVSRLSALARVPVRYLGWPQQGELQAAIPVWGNALALSRDVLKRMGQRDLFDLGNAEVILPIASGAMVPVRQRVRYVSALNEGAISTLRKQPDELALARQPEEYGKKFRYNQRRELRMLEDAGGEILPVSSLSAQALAAIYTELFEKRWGFDVPGKQHLVEVFEALKEFLWGVYLQLDGKPVAVQVLYRVESPDWISIEYINGGVDPASRDFSPGSVLSFINTQSAWEDARLRGKPLRYSFGRADVEYKDRWCNRQPVFRV from the coding sequence ATGTTCAACCCGTTACAACGCTGGCGTGAGCGAGGCTGGCAACCGATAAGCGCCGATCTTTATGCTCAGGTATGGGCACGTTTCGGGGGGAGCGTCATGACCCACCCTGACGTCGTTTCACGGCTATCGGCGCTGGCGCGTGTCCCCGTGCGCTACCTGGGTTGGCCGCAACAGGGAGAGTTGCAGGCTGCAATTCCGGTCTGGGGTAATGCGCTGGCGCTTTCCCGTGACGTGCTCAAGCGTATGGGACAGCGCGACCTCTTCGATCTGGGCAACGCCGAGGTGATACTGCCGATTGCATCGGGCGCGATGGTGCCGGTTCGGCAGCGTGTGCGCTATGTGTCCGCGTTGAATGAAGGGGCAATATCGACGCTGCGCAAGCAGCCAGATGAGCTGGCGCTGGCCCGGCAGCCGGAGGAGTACGGCAAGAAATTTCGCTACAACCAGCGTCGTGAACTGCGCATGCTCGAAGACGCCGGTGGCGAGATCCTGCCGGTTTCCAGTCTGTCAGCCCAGGCCCTGGCCGCCATCTACACGGAGCTGTTCGAAAAGCGCTGGGGTTTCGACGTCCCCGGCAAGCAGCATCTCGTCGAAGTGTTCGAAGCGCTCAAGGAGTTTCTTTGGGGGGTATACCTGCAGCTCGATGGCAAACCCGTAGCCGTTCAGGTTCTGTACAGGGTCGAATCGCCAGACTGGATCAGCATCGAATACATCAACGGTGGAGTCGATCCAGCCTCTCGTGATTTCAGCCCCGGCAGTGTGCTCAGCTTTATCAACACCCAGTCCGCATGGGAAGATGCGCGCCTGCGAGGAAAGCCGTTGCGCTACTCGTTTGGCAGAGCGGATGTTGAATACAAGGATCGTTGGTGTAATCGCCAGCCTGTTTTTCGGGTGTAA
- a CDS encoding O-antigen ligase family protein, which produces MQLLPSRPDAIRTCLYDFIATRWLVGGYLVLLTGLFWVSDGSQYTKLYYALIAAPALVGVLLMPQQIKPLLREPVVLCFLALSAWLLISMGWSRTDDGFGSLAKRPLYVLMLFVGCALIALRNEDLLLKTLRIGAAIGALAALLNVFWFIYTAAPGARMIGAGALRNPLLTSHVLGFLCTYWIAAWLSRNERRDWLPILMTLPLLAALLATGSRTPLMGLALTSVWMLLMSGRRAVYLVASLLLGALAAYLIAPEVILQRGMSYRPELWSDAWRQAGLHPWLGAGYESKFEFDIPGVGHLLHDPHNVELAVLLELGMIGLGAWAAMYGFALARCLRLRALPQFQIASALLIYGVCAGLTEGGNYLSRPNESWFLIWIPLALLGALSIRYRQDHP; this is translated from the coding sequence GTGCAGCTACTCCCTTCTCGGCCCGACGCCATCCGCACGTGCCTTTACGACTTCATCGCCACACGCTGGCTGGTAGGCGGTTATCTGGTTCTGCTGACCGGCCTGTTCTGGGTCTCCGATGGCAGCCAGTACACCAAGCTCTATTACGCACTGATCGCAGCACCAGCTCTCGTGGGCGTGTTGCTCATGCCGCAGCAGATCAAACCGCTGCTGCGGGAACCGGTGGTACTGTGCTTTCTGGCACTGAGTGCCTGGCTGCTCATCAGCATGGGCTGGAGCCGTACGGACGATGGCTTTGGCAGCCTGGCCAAGCGCCCGCTGTATGTCCTCATGCTGTTCGTTGGTTGCGCACTGATCGCTCTGCGCAATGAAGACTTGCTCTTGAAAACTCTGCGCATCGGCGCAGCTATCGGCGCGCTGGCCGCCCTGCTCAACGTTTTCTGGTTCATCTACACTGCGGCGCCGGGTGCGCGAATGATCGGTGCCGGAGCCCTGCGCAACCCACTGCTCACCTCCCATGTTCTCGGATTCCTGTGCACCTACTGGATAGCGGCCTGGCTGTCGCGCAATGAACGTCGTGACTGGCTACCGATTCTGATGACACTTCCCTTGCTAGCGGCATTGCTGGCTACCGGTTCGCGGACACCGTTAATGGGGTTGGCACTGACCAGTGTCTGGATGCTGCTGATGAGTGGTAGACGCGCCGTGTATCTGGTCGCTTCGCTGCTGCTCGGTGCGTTGGCAGCCTATCTCATCGCGCCAGAGGTCATTCTGCAGCGCGGTATGTCTTATCGCCCCGAGTTGTGGAGCGATGCCTGGCGCCAGGCTGGCCTGCATCCTTGGCTAGGCGCCGGTTATGAAAGCAAGTTCGAATTCGATATTCCCGGCGTCGGCCATCTGCTGCACGACCCCCACAACGTCGAGTTGGCCGTGCTGCTCGAACTGGGCATGATCGGCCTTGGTGCTTGGGCCGCCATGTACGGCTTCGCCCTGGCTCGCTGCCTGCGCCTGCGCGCACTGCCGCAATTCCAGATCGCCTCGGCACTGCTGATCTACGGGGTATGCGCGGGGCTGACGGAGGGTGGCAACTATCTATCGCGCCCTAACGAAAGCTGGTTTCTGATCTGGATTCCCTTGGCCCTGCTAGGCGCCCTCTCCATCCGGTATCGACAGGACCACCCATGA
- a CDS encoding lipopolysaccharide kinase InaA family protein, translating to MKRIDAAQLDALLQGAKTIEEDGLGVKVARLGDGDFLKLYRRKRLLSSDLWDLPAQRFADNARGLLRLGITAPTVLDVLMIGERRLSAVRYQPLPGDTLRNQLRQLDAEPRAALVRQFGAFLGELHQLGVYFRSLHLGNVLLLPDGSFGLIDLSDMKLESRPLAPWKRRRNLQHILRYDEDIDWLTQQHLESWLEGYAGSASQRETERFRRDLKRWLKTR from the coding sequence ATGAAGCGTATCGATGCAGCGCAACTGGACGCCCTGTTGCAGGGTGCCAAAACCATCGAAGAAGATGGCCTGGGCGTCAAGGTGGCCCGGCTGGGCGATGGCGACTTCCTCAAGTTGTACCGCCGCAAGCGGTTGCTGTCTTCCGACCTCTGGGATTTGCCGGCGCAACGCTTCGCTGACAATGCCCGGGGCCTGCTCCGCCTGGGCATTACCGCGCCTACCGTGCTCGATGTGCTGATGATTGGTGAACGACGCCTGAGCGCAGTACGCTATCAGCCGCTGCCAGGCGACACCTTGCGCAACCAGCTGCGCCAGCTCGATGCAGAGCCGCGCGCGGCATTGGTGAGGCAGTTCGGGGCCTTTCTCGGCGAACTGCACCAGCTCGGGGTGTACTTCCGCTCGCTGCACCTGGGCAACGTGCTGCTACTGCCTGACGGCAGCTTCGGGCTGATCGATCTGTCGGACATGAAACTCGAGAGCCGTCCACTCGCTCCCTGGAAAAGGCGACGCAACCTGCAGCATATCCTGCGCTATGACGAAGATATCGACTGGTTGACACAGCAGCATCTGGAGAGCTGGCTGGAGGGCTACGCAGGCAGTGCCAGCCAGCGTGAGACGGAGCGTTTCAGGCGCGATCTGAAAAGGTGGCTGAAGACCCGGTAA
- a CDS encoding glycosyltransferase — MTDSATPLPLVSVLISSYNHADFIEASIRSVYAQSYPNIELLVVDDGSRDGSVELIQQLQAELGFDFVAQANKGLCTTLNEMIVRSKGRYIAPLGSDDVMLPERFSLQIPFMEQHPETGICAGGIVLIDGDGNPLPDKKQRHRPARRLDFDDLFMDRKPGPPAPTLLFRREALEKVGGFDPTIRIEDYFVELRIARAGYFIDILEEPLALYRVHGSNTYKNRRLMIETELAIYQRFSDHPGYEATRLRYLNAMFAKVASEDRALAGELLAQIPWRSRNLKTLKGLWRYWFRR; from the coding sequence ATGACCGATAGCGCCACCCCGCTGCCTCTGGTATCGGTACTGATCTCCTCCTATAACCACGCTGACTTCATCGAGGCCAGCATTCGCAGCGTATACGCGCAGAGCTACCCCAATATCGAGCTCCTGGTGGTCGATGATGGTTCCCGCGATGGTAGCGTCGAACTGATCCAACAGCTGCAAGCGGAGCTTGGGTTCGATTTCGTGGCGCAGGCCAACAAGGGGTTGTGCACCACACTCAACGAGATGATCGTCCGAAGCAAAGGTCGCTACATAGCGCCGCTGGGCTCGGATGACGTGATGTTGCCCGAGCGTTTTTCCTTGCAGATCCCGTTCATGGAGCAGCATCCGGAAACCGGCATCTGTGCGGGCGGTATCGTACTCATCGACGGCGATGGCAATCCGTTGCCCGACAAGAAGCAGCGTCATCGCCCGGCCAGGCGTCTCGATTTCGATGATCTGTTCATGGATCGCAAACCGGGTCCGCCGGCACCGACCCTGTTGTTTCGTCGCGAGGCGCTCGAGAAGGTGGGGGGCTTCGATCCGACCATCCGCATCGAGGACTACTTCGTGGAGCTGCGCATCGCTCGGGCCGGCTATTTCATCGACATACTCGAGGAACCGCTGGCCCTTTACCGCGTGCACGGCAGCAACACCTACAAGAACCGTCGGCTGATGATCGAGACCGAGCTGGCGATTTACCAGCGCTTCAGCGACCACCCGGGTTACGAGGCGACGCGCTTGCGTTACCTGAACGCCATGTTTGCCAAGGTGGCCAGTGAGGACCGGGCCCTGGCGGGCGAACTGCTTGCGCAGATCCCATGGCGTTCACGCAACCTGAAGACGCTCAAGGGCCTTTGGCGCTACTGGTTCAGGCGTTAG
- a CDS encoding glycosyltransferase, whose protein sequence is MARTLKVLQLQTRYNAADTNSDLGEQILQGLPAERFEVVNAYLEGRPAGDAVDPPGRRQVFFEFSEKDMSGLRRGVRARLLAFCREEGFDVVLLHRFKAVNLFMHLNKRLRIARCIGVSHGFGEYDRFYRRWQARRLIDERWRFVGVSPAVVDYLVSLRCGFTKTNTVAITNALDIDLAESLQLLREEARQALGLPMTPVIIGAIGRLVPIKGHVHLIRAFAAVSEEFPHANLAIIGGGREQDNLAALIAESGLQGRVHLCGTQPDAMRYVRAFDIFAMPSLQEGLGLALLEGMCGRLPVMGSDIPAMRPLLQGAGGRLFRPGDVGSLTEQLRASLIDSEAERVEQGERAYRYLRREHDIEDFRRKYRELLEGDQPLTGLCS, encoded by the coding sequence ATGGCTAGAACGCTGAAAGTCCTGCAGCTGCAGACCCGTTACAACGCAGCGGACACCAACTCAGACCTGGGTGAACAGATCCTGCAGGGGCTGCCTGCGGAGCGCTTCGAGGTGGTCAATGCCTATCTTGAAGGCCGGCCTGCCGGCGATGCCGTTGACCCGCCTGGTCGCCGCCAGGTGTTCTTCGAGTTCAGCGAGAAGGACATGAGCGGTCTGCGCCGTGGCGTGCGGGCGCGCCTGCTGGCGTTCTGCCGTGAGGAGGGCTTCGATGTGGTATTGCTGCATCGTTTCAAGGCCGTCAATCTGTTCATGCACCTCAACAAACGGCTGCGCATCGCCCGTTGTATCGGCGTATCCCACGGCTTTGGCGAGTACGACCGCTTCTATCGACGCTGGCAGGCCAGGCGCCTGATCGACGAACGCTGGCGCTTTGTCGGGGTGTCGCCGGCTGTGGTCGATTACCTGGTGTCGCTGCGCTGTGGTTTCACGAAGACAAACACGGTGGCGATCACCAATGCGTTGGACATCGATCTGGCCGAGTCCCTGCAGCTATTGCGAGAAGAAGCACGTCAGGCGCTGGGCCTGCCGATGACGCCTGTGATCATCGGTGCCATCGGGCGTCTGGTTCCGATCAAGGGGCACGTCCATCTGATTCGTGCCTTCGCTGCCGTGAGCGAGGAATTCCCTCATGCGAACCTGGCCATCATCGGAGGGGGGCGTGAGCAGGACAATCTCGCTGCGCTGATCGCCGAGTCCGGTCTGCAGGGGCGGGTTCATCTGTGTGGCACTCAGCCCGACGCCATGCGCTATGTGCGGGCTTTCGATATCTTCGCCATGCCGTCGCTGCAGGAGGGCCTCGGGCTCGCCCTGCTCGAAGGCATGTGCGGCCGCCTGCCGGTGATGGGCTCGGATATTCCGGCCATGCGCCCTCTATTGCAGGGTGCTGGCGGGCGGCTGTTCCGCCCGGGCGATGTGGGTTCACTGACCGAGCAGCTGCGTGCCAGCCTGATCGATAGTGAAGCCGAGCGAGTCGAGCAGGGTGAGCGGGCTTACCGCTACCTGCGGCGCGAGCACGACATCGAGGATTTTCGCCGTAAATACCGTGAGCTGCTCGAAGGTGATCAGCCGCTGACAGGATTGTGTTCATGA
- a CDS encoding glycosyltransferase family 2 protein, which produces MSGSTAITIVIPAYNYAKTLGRTVRSVVPQLANDDELLIIDDGSKDHTPHVIEALKGEFPGRFKALRKDNGGLASVRNLGIEMARHDWLIFLDADDEMAPGSLALIRAHLASNAESRMVIGGHWSVDQAGRRRQHSPDKLPQTALQRVKAYLLDKTLSISNGACVMHRSIFQAGNYPERFRNAEDIPVFAQTLAAFPVTLLPEPLAMIHKHSDSLRHDFGSSLAGGVELVDEVFGRLPAELQQLRSAFYQQRCLSLFRSACLAGDPVAAKRFYCQAVKSDWRVLLKLSYLRKAIRLWMGRLDG; this is translated from the coding sequence ATGAGTGGGTCTACCGCGATCACGATCGTCATTCCGGCGTATAACTACGCCAAAACACTGGGGCGCACCGTGCGCTCTGTCGTACCGCAACTGGCTAATGACGACGAATTGCTGATCATTGATGACGGTTCGAAGGATCACACGCCGCACGTCATCGAGGCGCTGAAAGGCGAATTCCCCGGTCGGTTCAAAGCCTTGCGCAAGGACAACGGAGGCTTGGCCTCGGTGCGCAATCTCGGTATCGAAATGGCCCGCCACGACTGGCTGATCTTTCTCGATGCAGATGATGAAATGGCCCCAGGCAGCCTGGCCCTGATTCGCGCGCATCTGGCGTCAAATGCTGAATCGCGAATGGTCATCGGTGGGCACTGGTCAGTCGATCAGGCGGGCCGACGTCGCCAGCATTCGCCCGACAAGCTGCCGCAAACGGCGCTTCAACGAGTAAAAGCCTATTTGCTCGACAAGACGTTGAGCATTTCCAACGGTGCCTGCGTGATGCACCGTTCGATCTTCCAGGCCGGCAACTATCCCGAGCGTTTTCGCAACGCCGAGGACATTCCGGTATTCGCACAAACCCTTGCTGCCTTCCCGGTTACGCTGCTGCCAGAACCCCTGGCGATGATCCACAAACACAGCGACAGCCTGCGTCATGATTTTGGTTCGAGCCTGGCAGGTGGGGTTGAGCTGGTCGATGAAGTGTTCGGAAGGTTGCCCGCGGAGTTGCAGCAGCTGCGTTCCGCGTTCTATCAGCAGCGTTGCCTGTCGCTGTTTCGCAGTGCCTGCCTGGCGGGTGATCCGGTTGCTGCCAAGCGGTTCTACTGCCAGGCGGTAAAAAGCGACTGGCGCGTGCTGCTCAAACTGTCGTATCTGCGCAAGGCGATCCGCCTGTGGATGGGCCGCCTGGATGGCTAG